tttgttagtGGAAAACATTatgtgatatatatatatattatatatattgaaaatatataatgcagaacaatttaactatttttagGTGGTAAAACGCTTTTTACACGaatataatattcaaatacttctagtaaaatatgtttttaatctTAAGAATTTACCCATTCTATTAACCAGGCTGTCACATTCTGTATCCGATAGTTTACACCTTATACCTCAGTATTTTCCGGTATTTTCTTATAGAAATTTGGATATATGCTTAAGTATTATAATATGTAATTATTTCAATAACTAACATAAACAGTGATATGTATCGTATTGTCATTAAAGTGTTATAATTTGAACTTGTATATTACTaaggcatatatatatttataacatatagttctttatttaaatttgtaagtGGAAAAcatgtaatatatatacatacatatatataatatatataatacacaACAATTTAACTATTTTCTAAAGTACATTTGAAGGTGCTAAAACGGTTTCTACacaaatataatattcaaattcttCTAGTAAAATATCTAATCTTAAGAATTTGCCCATGTTATTAACCGGGCTGGCACATTCTATATCCGATAGTTTACACCTTATGCCTTGGTATTTTCTGGTATTTTCTCCGGCCACACTGGCAGCAGGCCGAAGTTTCTCGTCCAATTGGGATTATTTCGGAATTTCAGTTACTAGCTCGTCatcaaaacagcaacaactgttCATAGTAAAATTCTTGCGTGAAACCGAGTCgatagaaaaacaaataaaacaaacaaaatggttCGCCGTGGACGTTCAGCCAGTCCCCCGCCCTCCACTCGTCGGTAAGAAAGTCGCGAAAAGCGAATTAAATTCGGGGGAAATTGGAGAAAGCGCCGGCAGGAAATTCATTTCGTAATCACCGACCAATCAATCGGATGATCTGGCTTTATCTCATGGACAGAATTTCACTGCCGCCGCTTTTTCCGGCCCCCGAAATGGGTTAAGGTTACGTAACCTTAAAAATAAGAGGAGTCAAAATAACATGGGATGTTTCAGTGGTGCTGTCCTCCTAGCGGATGTCCCGCTCAATCTGGCTACTTATTCAATTACGAAAGTGCTTTAAAAAGCCCCTTTTGTAGAAACTAAAACCAAACTAAATTTATCgttttaagtatatatatatatctcagGCCATTGATttacttaaatataaaacttctcatgcttttattttgtgttaaaaaagtaaaatatacaaatgttTATACATTTTCGTTTATATTATAAACTTAACAAtatcatttcaatttggcttattataaagaaaacaagaaattgcATAggaatattgaaatattaccTACTTTTGCAGTAGATATAAAACAAAGTGCTTTAAAATTCCCAGTAATTGGTTCAATTTCCATAGTTCATTGTTCTCACCACAAAGACCCTCCGATTTCGTCACGAAAAGATCAACGATACTACGTCAGAGCAAAGTCCACAATAACAActgattgtttttgttttcccaacaGCACCGCACCTGTGCAGGCCCGTGCCCCCGCCCCGGCCCCGGCTCCTGTCCAGGCACGTGCCCCAGCACCGGCCGCCGCTGCCCCTGTGCCGGCGCCCATGAGCGCTCCTCCCAGTGCCGTCGGCATGCCGGCACCGCAGCAGCCATCGATGTTCCAGCAGATGGCCGCCACCGCTGGAGGCGTGGCCGTGGGCTCAGCCATTGGACACACCGTGGGTCATGGACTGACCTCGCTGTTCAGCGGATCTGGCGACAAGGAGGCCGCTGCTCCCGCTCCGGCGGCAGCCGCTCCTGCCCCCCAGCAGCCATACtacgcccagcagcagcagcccaatGAGCCGCAGGGAGCCTGCGCCTGGGAGCTCAAACAGTTCATCCAGTGCGCCCAGGGTCAGGCGGATCTGACCCTCTGCGAGGGATTCAACGAGGCGCTGCGGCAGTGCAAGCAGAGCCACCATCTCCAGTAGAGGGTCCAGCTCCGGTAGAATAGCATCTGGCCAAGCACCGGCGGATGAACGCAGCCGGATGAACCCTTCGGATGAACACCTCCGGATGAATTCTGTCCTACCCATTCGTTTAGTtcataattgtttaattgcaaGCATCTGAAAGAAAGCATTGTTTAATTGTAgtgcaaaatgaaatgttaaatAGAAAATCCCGTTGGCAGCCCAAAACCATTTCCAAAAacaccaacaaacaaaacaaaaaagaaaccaaaccCCACGGGTTGTCAATgtgggccaaaacaaaacgaagttTCCAagagtttttattgtttaaaatatatacatatattcataaGTTAATATCAAGTTCTAATTGT
This Drosophila simulans strain w501 chromosome X, Prin_Dsim_3.1, whole genome shotgun sequence DNA region includes the following protein-coding sequences:
- the LOC27208755 gene encoding coiled-coil-helix-coiled-coil-helix domain-containing protein 2, encoding MVRRGRSASPPPSTRRTAPVQARAPAPAPAPVQARAPAPAAAAPVPAPMSAPPSAVGMPAPQQPSMFQQMAATAGGVAVGSAIGHTVGHGLTSLFSGSGDKEAAAPAPAAAAPAPQQPYYAQQQQPNEPQGACAWELKQFIQCAQGQADLTLCEGFNEALRQCKQSHHLQ